Genomic DNA from Nitrosarchaeum koreense MY1:
AAACAGCATCCAGTAATTTTCCAGATCCCACATACGAGATAGTGGACGGAGTGTACATTGTAAATTATAAAGTCTTCATTAATGAACAGCCATCAGGATTACCATTAGATCATGTAAGTACACTGAAAAACTCTTTTACATTTTGGGAAAAACAAGAATTAAGTTCTGAAGGGAATAAAGTCAAAATGATTTTTGAAATTACATCTCAGAAACATGAAGCAAATGTTTGGGTCACATGGGTAGTACGAGATATTGGAGAAGGAGTGTTAGGTCATGCACATCTAGGAAAAGGAGTTGTAGAGGTAACATTAGGCGATTATAATTGCGATGGAAGATTTCAACTTTATGATGTTAAAACAGTTGAAACTATTATGACTCATGAGTTAGGTCATTCGATAGGACTAACACATGTCTCTGATCCAAATAATATCATGTACACATCGTTAAAACCAAATTATGCATATTGTCTATTAGGATGATTTTAGAATCTAAGACACATGTTCCTAAATCCTTAAGTTGATAACTTTCACAGAAAATTTGTGAGTTTTAGAGTAAGTGTTTTTTCAAAAAAAGAGTTACTAATCATAGTGGGATCGTCAGTCATTGTTTCAGTAATATTGTACATCACTTATGTCATAGGTAAATAATTAGGTTCTAAACTCTTTTATAGCCTCAAATAATATTTTGACCACTTATTAGATTAAAATTGGTGCCAGTCATATTTAGTAAAATAAGTAAAAATTAGATCAAAAATAAAATAAATTATCAAAACGTTTAACAGAATCAGAACATTCGATCAAAATTCAAATAGAATAAAAATAGTTTTCAAAAATTTGTTTATGTAAAAAATAGTTTCCGAAATATTATATTTTAGTTATTCTAGTTCTATAAAACTAGAATAAGAATTAGCTTAGCCTACATACAATTAACCTGTTGAAATAATGTAAAACGATAATAAGGCAAATGAAGCATTGTAATTATTATGCTTAAGAGCACAACTGTATCTGGACCGAAATGTCCTTCATGTGGGGATAGAAAAATGGTTACAGATGAAACCACTGGAGAATTATTTTGTGGTAGATGTGGTTTCGTAGTTACGGATAAAATTTCAGACACAGGTGCAGAATGGCGATCATTTGCAAATGACGACACAAGTAGAGCCAGAACTGGAGCTGGAACATCATTAACAATGCATGATATGGGATTATCAACAGTTATCGGAGCTGCAAATAAAGATTCTACTGGAAAACCTTTAACATCATCGATGAAAAGTTCAATTGAAAGATTACGAACATGGGATAGTAGATCACAAGCTCATTCTTCCGCAGATAGAAATCTAAGACAGGCATTAAATGAGATGGGAAAATTAAAAGACAAACTTGCATTAACAGATGCAGTAGTTGAAAAAGCTGCATACATTTACCGAAAGGCCATGGAAAAAAAATTGGTAAGGGGTCGTTCAATTCAGGGTTTAGTAGCAGCTTGTCTTTATGCAGCATGTAGAAATACAGAAACCCCTAGAACATTAGACGACGTTGCAAACGGCATCAACATTAGAAGAAAAGATGTTGCCAGATGCTATAGATTAATTTTTAGAGAATTAGAATTAAAAATGCCAGTGGTTGATCCGGTTAAAGGAGTATCAAGAATTGCAAGTATTGCAGAACTAAGTGAAAAGAGTAAACGAAAAGCAGTAGAAATTTTAGAGCAAGCAAAAGAAATAGGCATGGTGGCTGGAAAAGACCCGATGGGAATAGCTGCGGCTGCGCTTTATTTGGCATGTATTAGCACTGGGGAGGTAAAATCTCAAAAAGATATTTCAATTGCATCAGGAGTAACTGAAGTAACAATTAGAAATAGATGTGCAGGTTTGAGAAAAATGCTTCAAAACTAGTGAAAAATATGCTGAACAGGGATAATACATGGTCAGATTGGCTTGACTTTAATGAAGAAACAATTTCAAAAATACCTCAATCCGCAGGAGTGTATATGATGCATGCGTCAATGAAAATTTTATTCATTGGAGGTTCTGAAAATATTAAAAAAAGCATACAAGAAAAAGAAAAAGAACCATGCATCTCAAAAGCCACCAGAGTACGATACATGCAAACTGGTTCTTATGAACAAGTTTCAGAGGATTTAATCAAGGATTATCAAGATAGACATGAGGGAAATATTCCTCAATGTATGAGTGTAGGATAAACAATTCCAGATGATTTTCTAAATTTTAAAAACTACAATGCAGTATTTTTGAATCTTTCATACTCAAGTGTATCCCAAGGGAACACAATATATTCAGTACCTTTTGTTTTTTGAGCATATACTAATTGTTTGGGATATTTTTTGCCTGTTCTAGCAAATAAAGTAGCATATACAAAATCAGAAGGATTAGTCACATTTTGAATTATTTTCTTAAATGTTTTTCCAGAATCGTAAATATCATCAACAAAAAGAGAGTCCGAAGAAATTTTATTTTTATCCACAAGTATTGTATCAATTCCCAAGTGATCAGCTAATAACCTTGCTGGAATTAAACCGCCACGACTGACTGTAGAAATACTTGAAAAAGATTTTGAAGATTTTAAAATTTTTTTAGAAAGCAATTTTGTCAATCTCTCAATATCAGTCCAAGTGACATGTTGTGAAAGAGTATCCATACATGTTTGGTGGTTTTACCTAGATTAAGTTGTTATGATAAAATGATTCAAAAAGTACCCATTACCGGTTTTTTTAGAGGCTCAATAATCTTAAGAATATTAAATGCATATTTACTGAAATTTGCTTCCTTTTCAGAAGATACTAACAAAACATCATCGTTTGCTAATGGAAAGCTCATCACAATTACCTTATCTCGATAAGACATTGAAAAATGAACTTCGCCAAACTCTTTATCAAATTCATGCCTCATGCGAACTCTAAGTGCAAGTTCCATGAACATCATTTCATCTTGTTTTTGAGATTCTAATGAGTGCATTCCCTTCTTCATTCCCCCTGCAACAAGATGACCTCGATTATTGATGATTCTAGCAGACCTTAGAAGTGGGTCCAATTGAATAATTTTTTGACACATTTGTTCTAGTTCTTCAACACTAGCCACTTGTCTAATTAAACAAGCGATCTATTTATTGAGAGCTATCACAATAATAATCCGTGGAATCAGAATCTCAAAAAGACGTTACAGATTATTATAAACACCTATCCTTATTCTGGACAGATATTTTTCATTTAATGTCCAGTAAGCCTCAAGCCTTGACTTCATTAGGTCCAATGAGAGCTTTTGCTTCAAATTCAAAGAAAATATCAACTGAGTTAATACAGATTAATGAAAATTTGATGGAATTTAACAAATACGTCACAGAATACTATAAGCAATTAGCAGAAACATGGAATGAGGCACAAAAAAAAGTAAACCTAAAAGCTCCGGATGTACCACACGATATTGAGCAAATCGAATCATTCAAAAGAATATGGATAGACATTTTTGATAATGATTTTACAGAGTTATTTGATTCTGAAAAATTTGGAGTAAATTATGGAAAATTAGTTTCAAAAGAGCTTGAACTAACAAAAAATTGGCACAACATTTCAAATGTGATATTACAGGCTGCAAATCTTCCAAGCAAAGAGGAGATTGATGAAGTATACAAAGAGATACATTCACTGAAAAAAAGAGTCACAAAGCTAGAGATTGAATTAAAAAAGAAAAAACAAAGTAACATGGAGATAACAAATAATGAAAAGTGAATCAAAATTTGATCCTAAAATCATTGAAGAGATGATAAAATTTAGCAAACATGTTATGGATGCACCAAAATTAGTTTCAGCTCCTGATGAAATTAATTTAGAGATTACACCTCATGATGTAGTTCAAGAAATTGATAAAACAAGACTACTACATTACAAACCACTTACAGATAAACAGCACAAAACACCATTACTGATTTCATACGCGCTAATTAACAGATATCATATTTTAGACATACAGCCAGAAAAAAG
This window encodes:
- a CDS encoding transcription initiation factor IIB — encoded protein: MLKSTTVSGPKCPSCGDRKMVTDETTGELFCGRCGFVVTDKISDTGAEWRSFANDDTSRARTGAGTSLTMHDMGLSTVIGAANKDSTGKPLTSSMKSSIERLRTWDSRSQAHSSADRNLRQALNEMGKLKDKLALTDAVVEKAAYIYRKAMEKKLVRGRSIQGLVAACLYAACRNTETPRTLDDVANGINIRRKDVARCYRLIFRELELKMPVVDPVKGVSRIASIAELSEKSKRKAVEILEQAKEIGMVAGKDPMGIAAAALYLACISTGEVKSQKDISIASGVTEVTIRNRCAGLRKMLQN
- a CDS encoding DUF7508 domain-containing protein → MLNRDNTWSDWLDFNEETISKIPQSAGVYMMHASMKILFIGGSENIKKSIQEKEKEPCISKATRVRYMQTGSYEQVSEDLIKDYQDRHEGNIPQCMSVG
- a CDS encoding DUF6659 family protein, producing the protein MASVEELEQMCQKIIQLDPLLRSARIINNRGHLVAGGMKKGMHSLESQKQDEMMFMELALRVRMRHEFDKEFGEVHFSMSYRDKVIVMSFPLANDDVLLVSSEKEANFSKYAFNILKIIEPLKKPVMGTF
- a CDS encoding poly(R)-hydroxyalkanoic acid synthase subunit PhaE, with the protein product MSSKPQALTSLGPMRAFASNSKKISTELIQINENLMEFNKYVTEYYKQLAETWNEAQKKVNLKAPDVPHDIEQIESFKRIWIDIFDNDFTELFDSEKFGVNYGKLVSKELELTKNWHNISNVILQAANLPSKEEIDEVYKEIHSLKKRVTKLEIELKKKKQSNMEITNNEK